GCAAATCCAGCAATGCTTCAAATGGGAAACCATTTAATTGCATCagttggaaatcatagaaatcacagaatccctacagtacagaatgaggccattcagcccattgagtctgtaccgaccacaatcccacccaggccctattcccgtaaccctcacttaccctgctaatccccctgacactcgggccaatttagcatggccaatcaacctaacccgcatatctttggccaCAAGGCAATTTTAAAATGACCCACTTTTAAAATAGAAATGCATTACAGTGGAACAGATAAATACTTGTATGTTAGTCAGTTTTCTAAGTGAAAAAAGGGGAAAGAAAAGTATTAATTTTACACTGGTTTCTTTTGATCTTGTTAACTTGGTTTCTCCCCAAGGGGAGGAACTTTGATAGATTTAATTGGGGAAGATAGTGGCGtaatgataatgtcactggattagtaatccaattAATGTCAagtggacacaggttcaaattctACCATAACAGCTGGTTGAATTCAAATTGGaaaataatttcatggtcaccactacTGAAACTATCATTGGTTgctgttaaaacccatctggttcactaatgccctttaaggaaggaaatctgccacccttacccagtttggtctacatttgactccagagcaatgtggttgattctgaactgccctctgaaataaccgagccagccactcagttcaagggcaattagcaatgcacaataaatgctggccttgtcagtcatGCTTACATCTGAAAAGGAAGTCCAATTGATGATCTCCAACTCTGTTATTGTACATAATAAACCAAACGATATCAGGGAAGTAACTCCTTAACCTCTGTTTTAATGGGAATATTATTGGTAAGAAAATATCAGCATCAATCTCTCAATTTCAAATCTAAAAAATTCCACTACAAGAAGTCCAAGGTGAGCATTGCttgctgaaagcttgtgattaatTTTCTAATGATAAAAATAGTGCATCACACCTCAACTCTAACAATACATTTATATTAGACTGTCAGGAGCAGCTACAGCCCATTCAGAGGAAGCTGTATATTGCTTTATTCACAACAAAGAACTGCATTCAGAGTGCAGATCGACAAGTAAGTGCTATACTATTGTATCTGTAACTCATTCCTTTCTCGAGTAACTAACAGCTGGACACATGGGGTCAACAAACTTGCCCTTTTATCTGCAATCAGCCTTTCCAAAACATCTGTGATAAAATATTGTTATTTCCACAGCATTGAGAATAGAGCTTTATCTTCCAGATAGACCATCACACATTGCAAACCCATTTCAATGAATAATCGATTCTCCAGATACAGGTGCTGATGGCAAGGTTGACATTTGCTTCCCATCTCAAGTTATCTTCAGATGATCCTGGTGGGCCTTCTTTGGAACCACTGTTTTGATACAACTGAGCAGTTTGCTAACCTACTTCAGTAAGCCAATTATATTGGTGCAAATAGAAAGCGGACTGGCTACCAATGGTAGTGTCCTTCTCCAAAGGTGAACAATTTGGATCATTAAGGTAATCTGACTGGTTTTAATCCATTTTGTTCCTGCACAAATCTATTTAGACTTAACCATTAACTGCTTGTTGAAATTACAAAGTATCTAACCAGATTTGTTGCTTTGTCGTAGGCCACTGTCTATGTCTATATGGAATTGATAGTTTTATGAATGTGGGTAGGTGACCAATAGTTCATGACAACTGACCTGCAAAGAAAATGACCTCTAAGTCATACTCCTGATGGAGTAGTCTATACCTACCAAAGCTGGAAGCTGGCTCAAGACCTCATCAACCGTCACACTGTCATAATTCTCAACAAGTGGGGGTGTGTCTGAGAGATTGGCCGGGGTTAGGTCTTCTTGGCTGTTGACAGATTAGAAAGAGTGGTTGACTACACTTTGAATAATAATGATGTTGTTAATCGTTTGCATTACCTGGATGAGTTATTTTTAACACTTGAAACAGGGAAACTTTATGGTGCCTAAATCAACTCAAAATGGAAATCCAGATGAAAACCTGCAATACAGAAATGTGTTTGATCCACTACACTATTGCAGCAAATAACAAATTTCTACTGCATTAATAAGTTTCTTCTGAAAAGTGTTAGCAAAGACACTTCTTAAACTGGAACTAGCACTTTTTAGCATGGATTTCTTCTTCACATTTTGGAAATAGATTTGGTCACAGAAGGTTCACTCAGACCTTAATGCTTCAGTGTCCTTAGTATTCTACTAAATCTGAAAATATGTGGTTTATAAGATTGTTGTATTTTGAGACTGTGGTGTTTCTAATTTAGGGTAGAATGAAGGGAGTCATGTAACCTGTTATAAGGTCTACTTGACAACAGGTCTGGGTGATGTGCCTGTTAAATGTTAAAAGGAGGCCTGGGTTATATTGCTGGAAAGAAGGTACAAGGTGTTCACACTTGGAAACAATGGCAGCATCACCTACATTTACAGTGATTAGACTGATAGCTTCCAAAGTCCTGGGAAGGTGTAGAGAATGTTGATAAGTAAATagttatgttttaaactgtccatttaaaaACAAGATAAAATAGAATTGTATTTCAAGGATAGTTAATCAGCGATTCTACCGAGGTACAAGGCCCATGCGGTTCACATTGCTATGGAGATGGGCTTCTAAAGTACCCCTAAAAACTTCATGGATATTGTCTGCCTGCCAGGAtctgggagaaagagagagagagagcatgcagCTACAGCCCAAAAATCTCAATGGTTCACCATGCAGAAATGTAGCTAAGAGCTCATGCTATGAAGGAAAATACCACATTGGTGAGGATTTAAAATGAGGCTGGAAGGTTCACTTAGCTTGTGCTGGAGGGAGAGTCtccaggaaaaaaaaatctcactgTGAAAGACATTCTGGGTTAAAAGTTACCAGGCTGAGAAAAGAATGAAACAGAAGTAAGCCCTGGGGAGCTAAGAGTCACCGGGGCCAGTAAAATTGAATAACGATTTAAGAGACATTCTAAAGTATAGCTGTGAAGTGGGTTTTTCAGTTAAGTTAAAATAAAAAGGCAGAAATTCAGTTctatagtttaaagtataagttccTACGAAATAATGTCTGGTCAGTGTTGCATTTAGTTTGCATATTATAGTAAAggtcttaaaacatgaaatcttctGTCATCCTTTCAACTATTaatagaagtttttttaaaagttactggTCTCTACAGGAATCGTAAGAAATTATAATGCCATTGACCCATGCATATCAATGACTGGAAAAAACATGTATTCATATGTATCAACTTTCACGAACTCTGAAagtacttcacagccaattaaagtGAATTGTAATGTAGGGGAATGTATGGCAACCAATTCCCAAAAGCAATTAGTTATACGGATGATTGTTGAAGGAGGAATAGTGGCAAGACACTGAGAACTCCACTAATCATCTTCAGATAGGGTCATGGGTTtttttttacatccatctgagagcAAACAAGGTCTTAATTCCAAAAGACAGAATATCTGGCAACGCAGCATCCCTTCAGTACTGTACTACATGGGAGATGCTGTATAATATGTTGTTGTTGTACTGAAGTGTCAGGTCAAGAGCTGGAGTGGGACTGAAACTCTCAGCTTCTGACTCAGGCAGTAAAGGTTGCTACGGTCTGAGCCATGTTTAACACCTGATTAAATCTAAGAGGCTTTGGACAGAAAGCAAACTATGGATTGTCAAACAATGGATGCAGCACCAGAGTAAGTGACAAAAGCAGAGACTATGGGAACATTTAAGAGGATAAAGGAATTTGACATGGTTTGGGAGGTGGATATAGACTGCTTGGGTTGAGTGGCTGTTTTGTGTTGCATCTCCATTCAATTTTAGACCACTGCACACCCAAAGTGATCAGCACAATAGTAGCGGTATTAAACCAGTCTTACTAGCTCTTGAATACTCTGTTATTGGTCCAGATTTAGTTACAGTACCTTCTCTTGCCAGCCAGTAAGCTGTTGATGTATTTTTTCACTGCCATCTGTTTCCGGATCCGGCTGTAATTGTCGGTGAAGACAGCATCAGAGTGGCGTTTGACTGGAATCTGCTCATCCAGCGCACTGATGGTCACCAAAAACAGCACCTTCAGTCTAAGCTAGCATGTACATGGAGCATTTAAAGATTCAAAACCCTCACCTTGAAACCTCCCCCATCCTACAGAATGCAGGAGCAGATCTTACGACCCATTGTATCTATGGCAGCTCACTAGAAGAGCCATTAGTCTcactccatccccataaccctgcaactCTAaacatcttacatgtttcaacaaggtcacctctcattattctaaactccaatgtagATCGAGGTGTGTTTTTAAATTGGTGTTCTCCAATAATCAAACACTCCTTCCAAAGGTTTCTTCCCATTTATTCCAATAAAAATCCctcaattttgaacacctctgataATTTGCCCCTTAACATAGTGGCCAAAATCATTTCTCTGCCTCTGATGAGGAGTCactcagactcaaaatgttagctctgttcttcctccacagacactgttaaacctgctgagattttccagcattttctatttttgtttcagactccagcatccacagtaatttgcttttaactttgACCAAAAGCATTTCTATTTACTTCCTCATGTAGCTGCATTAAAAAACACATGAACCATAGCAATGGAGAAACAGGAAGGCTTGCACTCACTATCCTGCTAACACTACTTACCGTAGTGCTATATTCACCTGTAACCACACCCAACCTAATTAAGAAAACACAGAATTTACAACACAAAATTCACAGGAGGTGACAATGACTGAACAGTGTTCAGCACAGTCTCTTATTTTCAAAGAAACATTAGAAGAGTTTTTCCACAGTCTGGGCTATCTGCCAAAGAGCAGGCTGGTCAGAGTCTGCCTGGAAAAGGACCCAATTTTCCGCTATTGAACACAACGGAGGAAATTGCAATGTTTCCTGATCAAATCCAGGAAAACCGCCCAATCAGGTGCTGGCTTTCTGTCAACTTTTATGGCCACTGGTAATTTATGGTCGGGTTTGGCCTTTAAGTGTGTTCACTCAGTATTGCACAACCATCTGGGTTGGGAAAAGTTTGACAATCCCCAATTTTACTGATAACGTTCTGCTGTCTGTATGCACCACGCTCTACTCTGTTAACTAATGAAATCACACTCACTCTAAAGCGCTCAGTACTTTAAACCAATCTGTTACTTAGTGGATTTTCCCCTCATGCGAGAGTCAAAGACCAGAGGGCAGAGCCTCAGAATAAAGACTGAGAtgaaaaggaatttcttcactcagaggatttgAGTGTCTTTGAAACTCCTTGCCATAGagagctgtggggacagagtccttgtgtatatttaaggctgatctggatagatttttgatcagtaagggaatcaagggttatggtgaaagggcagaaaagtggatgtgaggaatgtcagatcagccatgatcctattgaatggtgaagcaggctcgagaggctgaatagcttactcctgttcctatttcttatggtcttatggtcttactccaTACTTTTAAACTTGGGACTATTCACAGAGTTGAATAATTAATGGTCTTGGCTGCTACTTCAAAACTTCCCGTCTGTACATATTGAACAGATCCAAAAGCAAGCCAAACGGTAGTGCCTTGTGCTCTCTCCCATCAACCCCCAATTCTGAGCCCTTGTCCCGTACCCTCAGTGTAGCCACGTACCTGACTCTCTTTCCTATCAGTGATTCCAGATATCTTCTAGCAGATAATTGGCCCAGCAGTTTGCTGTATTCACTGGTGAAGACTCCATCTGCATGTCGTGTTGTTCTGGAGGAAAGGAATTAACACACAAACAGTGTGAAATAGTACAGCTTTGGAAGTCTATAGAAAGAATGAGTAATTATGAAAATAACACATGTTTGGGAATCTGAAATACCAACATGACAATTAGTTCAGCTTCCAAAAGGAGGCATGTGCTGGACTCAACCCCCAGACATTAACCCCCCagacattaacccccccccccccttccctttcaCTTGCTGTTTATTACCAACATTCATAACCTAAAGATCCACAGGGGAAGATGATGATGCAGAAACCCAGGCTAATGCCGAGGGGATATAGTTTCACATCCTACCAGGGCAACagatagaatttaaattccattcacaaaatctggaattaaaagctagcctAAAAACCATCGTACAAACtcagtgccctttagggaaggaaatccgccctCCTAACCTGGCCTCGTCTACATACAACTCCAGATcttcagcaatgttgttgacatgtaaatgccctctgaagtggccgaataaaccattcagttcaagggcaattagcgatggtgGACAAGAACTGCTACcttgccagccagtgatgcctacactCACATCCTCAGAAAGAATTAAAGAGACACACATTGTCAATCTGCCTCAGTGTGGCTGGCCTCTGGGCAGTCAGATCATCAATAATAATGGGATGAGGGGTTTTATCTTAGGTAGAACTTGGGTGAAAGGGTTGCCTATTGAGTAAAATTGAGCATATTGTGTCTATACTCAGAGTTTAGAAatatgaaaggtgatcttattcaaatgtgaaagattctgagggggtttgacagagtggatgctgagtAAATGCTTCCCCTCTTGGCAAAACCAGAATGGGGGTTTAGAGGCACTGTCCCATTATAAGGGTCTTCCATTAAAGCAGGAATGAGGTTTTCTTTCCTCTCTCAAGAGATCATTAGTCTgcagaactctcttccccagacagcagtggtggctcattgaatatattcaaggctgagttggacaaGTTTTTGATTGATGGGTCGTCAAGGGAGTAGACAGGTAAAAAGAAGCTGAGGACACacccatatcagccatgatcttattgagggaCAGGAATAAGGGGTccaatggcctacacctgcttcttattcattcatagcatgtgggcatcactggctgggccaccatttattgcccatccctaattgcccttgaactgagtggcttgctgggccatttcagagggcagctgaaagtcacgcacattgctgtggctgtggagtcacatgtaggccagacgaggtaagaaaggcaaatttccttccctaaaggaccttagtgaagCAGATAGGGTTTCTACAAAAATCAgtgatggtttcacggtcatcattaattccagatttttattgaatcatcTGCTCTGGTGGATTTGAatgcaggtccccagagcattgtcctggctctctggattactggttcaGTGACAATGTCATTACCCCACTATAATCTTATGTTGCTTTGAATATGGCACCAATTGAATAAGCTGGAGTGTATTTTTGGGGTGTACAATATTTGGAAACTGCTGGTCATTGTGGCGATGGGAGTCACTCACCTCGGGATGCCTGGAGACAACTGGTAATAGAGTTGGTCATTGTCAGACAAGGGGCTTTGGTAAATGTCACTGTCGGTTTTTACTGGTGATTGTGACTGATCCTCATTGGACTGTCCATCCAACCCAACAGCATTTCCCAGTC
The DNA window shown above is from Mustelus asterias chromosome 15, sMusAst1.hap1.1, whole genome shotgun sequence and carries:
- the vip gene encoding VIP peptides, with translation MVINPSSHFLMLFILLNVLYSRGSGFPALGTYSTLRLGNAVGLDGQSNEDQSQSPVKTDSDIYQSPLSDNDQLYYQLSPGIPRTTRHADGVFTSEYSKLLGQLSARRYLESLIGKRVSALDEQIPVKRHSDAVFTDNYSRIRKQMAVKKYINSLLAGKRSQEDLTPANLSDTPPLVENYDSVTVDEVLSQLPALNL